One region of Amphiprion ocellaris isolate individual 3 ecotype Okinawa chromosome 9, ASM2253959v1, whole genome shotgun sequence genomic DNA includes:
- the nat14 gene encoding probable N-acetyltransferase 14, which produces MVRLELDQVVMRRMKDEDIEMVKALIKEGSEGTENRLILHILTRPLCLFILAVFSSVLRCLVHSFILALAIPVFLLIIFLKITMPRSTGVLGSSRPYWDYVGSSHRGGQDETLQNPYCRISGKTPANKKTRRRIGSRDKEKEASTEKISPEREQAAGQVFVADSDGEILGCIFREADTRPGVSRICRLVTGCWYRREGLGRLLVQSLEQRDREAGAHRVYAHVPYPSKVGEAFFRKLGYQLLGQETSEEEEDELKLETPERGFLGYPLTKVFYKDL; this is translated from the exons ATGGTGAGGCTGGAGCTGGACCAGGTggtgatgaggaggatgaaggacgAAGACATCGAGATGGTCAAAGCTCTCATCAAG GAGGGCTCTGAGGGAACAGAGAACCGCCTCATCCTCCACATCCTCACCCGTCCTCTCTGCCTCTTCATCCTGGCCGTCTTCTCCTCCGTCCTGCGATGCCTCGTCCACTCCTTCATCCTGGCCCTGGCCATCCCCGTCTTCCTGCTCATCATCTTCCTGAAGATCACCATGCCGAGGTCCACCGGGGTCCTGGGCAGCAGCCGGCCTTACTGGGACTACGTGGGCAGCAGCCACAGAGGAGGTCAGGACGAGACGCTGCAGAACCCCTACTGCAGGATCAGCGGCAAAACCCCAGCTAACAAGAAG ACGAGGCGCAGAATCGGATCCAGAGACAAGGAGAAGGAGGCGTCCACGGAGAAGATCAGCCCAGAGAGGGAGCAGGCGGCCGGCCAGGTGTTTGTGGCCGACAGCGACGGGGAGATCCTGGGATGCATCTTCAGGGAGGCCGACACCCGACCGGGCGTCAGCCGGATCTGCAGGCTGGTGACGGGCTGCTGGTACCGGAGGGAGGGTCTGGGTCGGCTGCTGGTCCAGAGCCTGGAGCAGAGGGATCGGGAGGCCGGAGCCCACCGGGTCTACGCCCACGTACCATACCCATCCAAGGTGGGCGAGGCCTTCTTCAGGAAGCTGGGCTACCAGCTGCTGGGGCAGGAAaccagtgaagaagaagaagatgagctGAAACTAGAGACTCCAGAGAGGGGCTTCCTGGGATACCCCCTCACCAAGGTGTTCTACAAAGACTTGTGA